GCCGAGGGCGTGGGGCGCCACCTCGCCGACGTCGCGCGCCGCGTGCCCGCCGCCACGGTGGTGCTGCAGGTCGACGAGCCGGCGCTGCCCGCGGTGCTCGGCGGCCGCGTGCCCACCGCCTCCGGCTTCGGCAGGCACCGCACCGTGCACCCGCCCGAGGCCTCCGAGGCGCTCGGCTGGGTGGTGGCGGCCGCCGGCGAGCGACTCGTCGCGGTGCACTGCTGCGACCCGGCCGTCCCGGTCGGGTTGCTGCGCAGCGCCGGCGCCGGGGCGGTCTCGCTCGACGTCACCGCCCTGCCCGTCGCGGCGTACGACGACCTGGCCGGCGTCCTGGACGACGGCGCCACCCTGCTGCTGGGCGTGGTGGCCTCGACCGGCACCACCGTCCCGACGACGCGGTCGGTGGTCGAGCGCACGCAGCGGCTGCTCGACATGCTCGGCTTCGAGGCGCCCGAGGTGGCCGACCAGCTGGTGCTGACGCCGACGTGCGGGCTGGCGGGTGCCACGCCGGCGTACGCCCGCGGCGTGATGCGGACCCTGCGCGAGGCCGCTCGCGAGCTCGGCTGAGGCCCGAACGGCGGGTGTCCCGCGGCGGTGCCTGGGTACCGGGTCAGCACCGACGAGAGGAGCACGACGTGCCGGACCTGAACGGCAAGAGGATCGCCATCATCGCCACCTCGCACTTCGAGGAGGCGGAGCTCGTCACGCCGCGCGACGAGCTGGCCGCGATGGGCGCCGAGGTCAAGGTCTACTCGACCACGGCCGAGGCCATCCAGGCGGTGGAGAACGACACCGACCCCACCCAGAAGGTGTCGGTCGACGGGGTCTTCACCGACCTCGACGTGGCCGGCGTGGACGCGGTCGTGGTGCCCGGCGGCACGATCAACGCCGACACCATCCGCACCGACGAGGACGCGCAGGAGATCGTGCGCCAGGCGCTGGAGCAGGACAAGGTGCTGGCCGTGATCTGCCACGGCCCGTGGCTGCTGGTCTCGGCCGGCGTGGCCTCGGGCAAGCGGCTGACCAGCTTCCCGAGCCTGGCGGTCGACCTGCGCAACGCCGGGGCCCAGTGGAGCGACGAGGAGGTCGTGGTCGACGGTCGGCTGGTCACCAGCCGCAACCCCGACGACCTGCCGGCCTTCGTGGAGGCCATCGCCGAGGCGCTGCAGGACTGAGCCGCACCACCGGCGACGCAGCACGACGACGCAGCACGACGACGGGCCCGGAGAGCGATCTCCGGGCCCGTCGTCGTGCGTCGGTGGTGCCTCAGCCGGCGTGCACCCCGGCGGGGGCGTCGTCGACCGCCAGCTCCTCGTGCCTGACGCTGAGGAAGATCCACACGATCAGGCTGGCGGCCCAGATCATGAAGGCCCCGGCGAGGAAGGCGTTGGTCGCCCCGTCGGTGAAGGCGCCCTGGTAGGCCAGGTTGCCCACGGCCTGCTGCATCGCCTCGGTGGGACGCACGCCGGAGGCCTGGCCGGCCGCCTGCAGGTCGGAGGTGATCTGCGTGGCGCGGTCGGTCGAGAAGTGCACCGCCACGGTCGACAGGGCCGCGAGCCCGAGCGCGCCGCCGACCTGCTGCATGGTGTTGAGCACGCCCGAGCCGATGCCCGAGTCGCGGTGGGAGACGCCGTGGACGGCGGCCAGCGTCATCGGCACGAAGGTCGCGCCCATGCCCAGCGACATCAGCGAGATGTAGGGGAAGATGCTCGCCCAGTAGCTCACGTCGGTCCCCAGGTGGGTCTCGCCGCCGGTGACGGCCGAGAGGATCGAGCCGGCCGAGGAGTCGACCGAGAGCCGCGAGAAGCCGAACAGCGCGGCGCCGGCCATGGCGGTGCCGATGCCGGCGATCCAGCGGGGGTCGACCATCGCCATCAGCTTGGACGACACGGTCGCGGCGATGACGATGCCGAGGCTGAAGGGCAGGAACGCGACGCCGGTCTGCAGCGGGGAGTAGCCCATGACGTTCTGCACGAACTGCGAGAGGAAGTAGAACATCGCGAACATCGCCGCGGGCACGATCATCATCGTGACGAAGGCGGTGGCCCGGGTGCGGCTGAGCAGGATCCGGAAGGGCAGCAGCGGGTGCTCGACCCGACGCTCGATGGCCACGAAGGCGCCCAGCAGCAGCACGCCGAGGACCAGCGCGGTCAGGGTGCTCGGGTCGCCCCAGCCGTGGCTGGGCTCACCGGCACGGGAGAGGCCGAAGACGATCGCCACCAGTCCGGCGGTGCCGGACAGGGCGCCGGGCACGTCGAGCTCGCCGGGGTGCGACTCGCTCTCGGCCAGCACGCGGGGGGCGGCGAAGGCGGCCGCGAGGCCGATCGGCACGTTGATGAGGAAGGTCAGGCGCCAGCCGTCCACGGAGGCGCCGAACAGGTCGGGGGTCAGCCCGGTCAGCCAGCCGCCGAGCAGCAGGCCGACGGCCGCGCCGGCGCCCGACATCGCGGCGTAGATGCTGAAGGCGCGGTTGCGCTGGGGCCCGGCCGGGAAGTTCGTGGTGATCAGCGCGAGCGCGGCGGGGGAGGCCAGTGCGGCGCCGAGGCCCTGCAGGCCACGCGAGGCGAGCAGCATGGCCTCGTTGGCGGCCAGGCCGCCCACGCCGGAGGCGACGGCGAAGATCGCGACGCCGACCATGAAGATGCGGCGACGGCCGTAGAGGTCGCCGAGGCGGCCGCCCAGCAGCAGCAGGCCACCGAACGCCAGCGCGTACCCGGTCACGACCCACTGCAGGTTGGCCTGCGAGATGTCGAGGTCGGACTGGATGTAGGGCAGGGCGATGTTGGCGATGGTGGCGTCGAGGACGACCATCAGCTGCGCCACCGAGATGAGCAGCAGCGCCCAGCCCAGGCGGGTGGAGCCACCGGGCTCCTCGGTGGGCGTGGCGTCGGGTCCAGGGGTCAGGGGAGGTGCGGGTTCGCGTACGTCGGTCATGGCCGGTCGGCTTCCTGGGAGGAGGGGGCGGGCGGCACCAGGCCGCACGCCGGGAGGATCACGTGGTCGACCACGCGCTGGACGGACTCGTCGTCGCTGACGAGCCCGAGGACGAAGGTGCGGTGCAGGACGATCCCGGCGAGCGCGGGACCGATGACCTCGAGGTCGAGGTCGGCGGAGATCTCGCCGCGGGCGACGGCCCGGCGGTAGATCTCGTCGGAGACGGCCACCTTGGGGGCGATGACCTGCTCGCGGAAGCGGGAGGCGAAGTCGGGGTCGCTGGCCAGCGCGGTGACCACGGCGCCCATGAGGGCGGTGGCGTCGCTGCCGACCGGGCCGTGCTGGCCGCAGAAGGTCCGCAGCAGGTCCTCGCGCAGCGAGCCGGTGTCGTGGGCCTCGACGTGGGGCGCCTGCTTGGCGCGCACCATGGCGTCCACGACCAGGCTGGCCTTGCTCTCCCACCGGCGGTAGAGGGTGGCCTTGCCGGCCCGCGCCTCCTTGGCGACGGCGTCGAGCGTCAGCCGGTCGTAGCCGACCTCGAGGAGCAGCCGCACGGTGGCGTCGAGGATCTCCTCCTCGCGCGCACCGGCGACGCGGGGACGGATGCCGGCCGCGAGTGGCACCACGGGGCACCTCCGATGTCGATGGAACGGAACGGTTCCGTTCCATCGATCATGAACCCAGCACCCCGGGAACCTGTTCCCAGGCCCCCAGGTGGTCTAGTCGCGGGTGGCCCAGCAGGCGCCCGCCACGAGGCGCTAGGGCGCCGTGGTCGGGTCGGCCGAGGGGCTCGTGCCCGTGGTCGGGTCGGCCGTCGGGCTGGGGTCCTGGCTCGGCGTCG
This genomic interval from Nocardioides scoriae contains the following:
- a CDS encoding TetR/AcrR family transcriptional regulator, producing the protein MPLAAGIRPRVAGAREEEILDATVRLLLEVGYDRLTLDAVAKEARAGKATLYRRWESKASLVVDAMVRAKQAPHVEAHDTGSLREDLLRTFCGQHGPVGSDATALMGAVVTALASDPDFASRFREQVIAPKVAVSDEIYRRAVARGEISADLDLEVIGPALAGIVLHRTFVLGLVSDDESVQRVVDHVILPACGLVPPAPSSQEADRP
- a CDS encoding type 1 glutamine amidotransferase domain-containing protein: MPDLNGKRIAIIATSHFEEAELVTPRDELAAMGAEVKVYSTTAEAIQAVENDTDPTQKVSVDGVFTDLDVAGVDAVVVPGGTINADTIRTDEDAQEIVRQALEQDKVLAVICHGPWLLVSAGVASGKRLTSFPSLAVDLRNAGAQWSDEEVVVDGRLVTSRNPDDLPAFVEAIAEALQD
- a CDS encoding MFS transporter, which gives rise to MTDVREPAPPLTPGPDATPTEEPGGSTRLGWALLLISVAQLMVVLDATIANIALPYIQSDLDISQANLQWVVTGYALAFGGLLLLGGRLGDLYGRRRIFMVGVAIFAVASGVGGLAANEAMLLASRGLQGLGAALASPAALALITTNFPAGPQRNRAFSIYAAMSGAGAAVGLLLGGWLTGLTPDLFGASVDGWRLTFLINVPIGLAAAFAAPRVLAESESHPGELDVPGALSGTAGLVAIVFGLSRAGEPSHGWGDPSTLTALVLGVLLLGAFVAIERRVEHPLLPFRILLSRTRATAFVTMMIVPAAMFAMFYFLSQFVQNVMGYSPLQTGVAFLPFSLGIVIAATVSSKLMAMVDPRWIAGIGTAMAGAALFGFSRLSVDSSAGSILSAVTGGETHLGTDVSYWASIFPYISLMSLGMGATFVPMTLAAVHGVSHRDSGIGSGVLNTMQQVGGALGLAALSTVAVHFSTDRATQITSDLQAAGQASGVRPTEAMQQAVGNLAYQGAFTDGATNAFLAGAFMIWAASLIVWIFLSVRHEELAVDDAPAGVHAG
- a CDS encoding uroporphyrinogen decarboxylase/cobalamine-independent methonine synthase family protein; translation: MGVRATGIGSLPGEDFLGAVRVVLEDLPDLPHLPELPDRGATAGMVGRAVAVVGELGLDLQPAGWRLTDAPGVDHRRARSLLAQDLDVLEEQSQGFDGTLKVQVAGPWTLAATVEKPRGDKVLSDHGARRELAQALAEGVGRHLADVARRVPAATVVLQVDEPALPAVLGGRVPTASGFGRHRTVHPPEASEALGWVVAAAGERLVAVHCCDPAVPVGLLRSAGAGAVSLDVTALPVAAYDDLAGVLDDGATLLLGVVASTGTTVPTTRSVVERTQRLLDMLGFEAPEVADQLVLTPTCGLAGATPAYARGVMRTLREAARELG